One genomic region from Conexibacter woesei DSM 14684 encodes:
- the metG gene encoding methionine--tRNA ligase, producing the protein MPYYVTTPIYYVNAQPHLGHAYTTIAADVLARHMRQRGEDVFFLTGTDEHGEPVALAADRLGLAPKELADRNAARFEEMMPRLNVSNDFFIRTSDPRHVKKVQEVMQRIHDNGHTYLGTYEGWFCPRCADFKGENEIAEGNTCPIHHIPLDREKEENWFFRLSTFQEPLERLYAEQPDWAAPPTRRNEALAFIRSGLRDVSLSRGKFTWGVPVTWDPSHVFYVWFDALLNYYTALSFAREGEDLTERFWPADLHVIGKDILKFHAVYWPAMLMAADLPLPRREMIHGYLLMDGEKMSKSLGNVLDPFEVIDRFGTDALRYYCLREVSFGQDGSVSTAGFESRYESELANEYGNLASRTLAMVARYRDGVVPAVATDAALAADFAGVCDDVAALLDKAEPSQALEAIWQRVRRLNRYVEERAPWKLARDPAAAGQLDETLATLAEGLRVVTVLLHPYIPESADKALAALNRPELDFDGARFASEGWGGTVEKIEPLFPKALA; encoded by the coding sequence GTGCCCTACTACGTCACCACACCGATCTACTACGTCAACGCGCAGCCCCACCTCGGGCATGCGTACACGACGATCGCCGCCGACGTGCTCGCGCGGCACATGCGCCAGCGCGGCGAGGACGTCTTCTTCCTCACCGGAACCGACGAGCACGGCGAGCCGGTCGCGCTCGCGGCCGACCGGCTCGGCCTGGCGCCGAAGGAGCTGGCGGACAGGAACGCCGCCCGCTTCGAGGAGATGATGCCGCGGCTCAACGTCTCCAACGACTTCTTCATCCGCACCTCCGACCCGCGGCACGTGAAGAAGGTCCAGGAGGTGATGCAGCGGATCCACGACAACGGCCACACCTACCTCGGCACCTACGAGGGCTGGTTCTGTCCCCGCTGCGCGGACTTCAAGGGCGAGAACGAGATCGCGGAGGGCAACACCTGCCCGATCCACCACATCCCGCTCGACCGCGAGAAGGAGGAGAACTGGTTCTTCCGCCTCTCCACCTTCCAGGAGCCGCTGGAGCGCCTGTACGCCGAGCAGCCCGACTGGGCCGCGCCGCCGACGCGCCGCAACGAGGCGCTCGCGTTCATCAGATCGGGGCTGCGCGACGTCTCGCTCTCGCGCGGCAAGTTCACCTGGGGCGTGCCGGTCACGTGGGACCCATCGCATGTCTTCTACGTCTGGTTCGACGCGCTGCTCAACTACTACACCGCGCTCTCGTTCGCACGTGAGGGCGAGGACCTGACCGAGCGCTTCTGGCCGGCGGACCTGCACGTGATCGGCAAGGACATCCTCAAGTTCCACGCGGTCTACTGGCCGGCGATGCTGATGGCGGCCGACCTGCCGCTGCCCAGGCGCGAGATGATCCACGGCTACCTGCTGATGGACGGCGAGAAGATGTCGAAGTCGCTCGGCAACGTGCTCGACCCGTTCGAGGTGATCGACAGGTTCGGCACCGACGCGCTGCGTTACTACTGCCTGCGCGAGGTCTCCTTCGGGCAGGACGGGTCCGTCTCGACGGCGGGCTTCGAGTCGCGCTACGAATCCGAGCTGGCGAACGAGTACGGCAACCTCGCGAGCCGCACGCTGGCGATGGTCGCGCGCTACCGCGACGGCGTCGTGCCCGCGGTCGCGACCGACGCCGCGCTCGCGGCCGACTTCGCCGGCGTCTGCGACGACGTCGCCGCACTGCTCGACAAGGCCGAGCCGAGCCAGGCGCTCGAGGCGATCTGGCAGCGAGTGCGGCGACTCAATAGGTATGTCGAGGAGCGCGCCCCGTGGAAGCTCGCGAGAGATCCCGCGGCGGCCGGTCAGCTCGACGAGACGCTCGCGACGCTCGCCGAGGGTCTGCGCGTCGTGACGGTGCTGCTGCACCCGTACATCCCCGAGAGCGCTGACAAGGCGCTCGCCGCGCTGAACCGGCCCGAGCTGGACTTCGACGGTGCGCGCTTCGCGAGCGAGGGCTGGGGGGGAACGGTCGAGAAGATCGAGCCGCTCTTCCCGAAGGCGCTCGCGTGA
- a CDS encoding TatD family hydrolase, whose protein sequence is MIDSHTHLTSCRDASEAELVAQAEQAGVRRMLTIGTDSESCRAALQLAEDFPQVYVGIGRHPNAATGFDDADLAELRALAAHPRCRAIGETGLDFYRDNAPREDQERAFAAHIQLARETGKPLVIHTRAADEDTLSMLGGQAEGVRVILHCFSMPDRIDTCLERGYWISFAGNVTYPPNAALRAAAARVPGERLLVETDAPYLSPQPVRKQRNVPANVVLTAELLAAERGVSYTELETQVERNAAALFGW, encoded by the coding sequence GTGATCGACAGCCACACCCACCTCACCTCCTGCCGGGACGCGTCCGAGGCAGAGCTGGTCGCGCAGGCCGAGCAGGCCGGCGTGCGGCGGATGCTGACGATCGGGACCGACTCCGAGTCGTGCCGCGCGGCGCTGCAGCTCGCCGAGGACTTCCCGCAGGTCTACGTCGGGATCGGCCGCCACCCCAACGCGGCGACCGGCTTCGACGACGCCGACCTGGCCGAGCTGCGCGCGCTCGCGGCGCACCCGCGCTGTCGCGCGATCGGCGAGACCGGTCTCGACTTCTACCGTGACAACGCGCCGCGCGAGGACCAGGAGCGCGCGTTCGCCGCCCACATCCAGCTCGCGCGCGAGACCGGCAAGCCGCTCGTGATCCACACGCGCGCCGCCGACGAGGACACGCTCTCGATGCTCGGCGGCCAGGCCGAGGGCGTCAGAGTGATCCTGCACTGCTTCTCGATGCCCGATCGGATCGACACCTGCCTGGAGCGCGGCTACTGGATCTCGTTCGCGGGGAACGTCACCTACCCGCCGAACGCAGCGCTGCGCGCCGCCGCGGCGCGCGTGCCCGGTGAGCGCCTGCTGGTCGAGACCGACGCGCCGTACCTCAGCCCCCAGCCGGTGCGCAAGCAGCGCAACGTGCCCGCGAACGTCGTGCTGACGGCCGAGCTGCTCGCGGCCGAGCGGGGCGTCTCCTACACGGAGCTGGAGACCCAGGTCGAGCGCAACGCGGCCGCCCTCTTCGGCTGGTGA
- a CDS encoding DUF1059 domain-containing protein: protein MKEFFCGAVVPGCSARFEGENEDAILAQVARHAHDAHGMEHVPDDVIEEVRGQIRDVS, encoded by the coding sequence ATGAAGGAGTTCTTCTGTGGTGCCGTCGTTCCGGGCTGCAGTGCCCGGTTCGAGGGCGAGAACGAGGATGCGATCCTCGCCCAGGTCGCCCGCCACGCCCATGACGCGCACGGGATGGAGCACGTGCCGGACGACGTGATCGAAGAGGTGCGCGGGCAGATCCGCGACGTCAGCTAG
- a CDS encoding succinate dehydrogenase/fumarate reductase iron-sulfur subunit has product MNFTLEVWRQDYPGAEGRFEKIRAENIDAEASFLEMLDQVNERLIGEGRRALAFDSDCREGICGACSLTIDGLPHGPQQVTTCQTYMRDFEDGQTIRVEPFRSNSFPVLRDLVTDRSALDRIIESGGYVSTTTGPQPDPNSMPISPETQQHAMDAAICIGCGACVAACPNGAAMLFTGAKVTHLNLLPQGQAERGERARAMVRQMDEEGFGGCTNFGECSLACPQEISIDVIGMLNREYRRAVRDEAKARARMVAQ; this is encoded by the coding sequence GTGAACTTCACGCTCGAGGTCTGGCGCCAGGACTACCCCGGCGCCGAGGGCCGCTTCGAGAAGATCAGAGCCGAGAACATCGACGCCGAGGCGTCGTTCCTGGAGATGCTCGACCAGGTCAACGAGCGCCTCATCGGCGAGGGTCGCCGCGCGCTGGCGTTCGACAGCGACTGCCGCGAGGGCATCTGCGGCGCCTGCTCGCTGACGATCGACGGTCTCCCGCACGGTCCGCAGCAGGTCACCACCTGCCAGACGTACATGCGCGACTTCGAGGACGGCCAGACGATCCGCGTCGAGCCGTTCCGCAGCAACTCGTTCCCGGTCCTCAGAGACCTCGTGACCGACCGGTCCGCGCTCGACCGCATCATCGAGTCCGGCGGCTACGTCTCGACGACGACCGGCCCGCAGCCGGACCCGAACTCGATGCCGATCAGCCCCGAGACGCAGCAGCACGCGATGGACGCGGCGATCTGCATCGGCTGCGGCGCCTGCGTCGCGGCCTGCCCCAACGGCGCGGCGATGCTGTTCACGGGCGCGAAGGTCACCCATCTCAACCTGCTGCCGCAGGGCCAGGCCGAGCGCGGCGAGCGCGCCCGCGCGATGGTGCGGCAGATGGACGAGGAGGGCTTCGGCGGCTGCACGAACTTCGGCGAGTGCTCGCTCGCCTGCCCGCAGGAGATCTCGATCGACGTGATCGGGATGCTCAACCGCGAGTACCGGCGGGCCGTGCGCGACGAGGCGAAGGCCCGCGCGCGGATGGTCGCGCAGTAG
- a CDS encoding GHMP family kinase ATP-binding protein produces MSGGTTLRALAPGKTNLCLFIGPTRGDGLHELVSLIEPLSLADELTLAPLPASARGGGDAPAADEVLCPGVDGPNLAATALSRYRDASGWDGPPRRLTIVKRVPVAAGMGGGSGDAAAALRLAAHAAGRPGDPLIAQLAPGLGADVPSQVEPAAVLVGGAGEHVERVTPPAAHGVLVLPSVERLSTPDVFREADRLGGGRDAADLLELRERVREGLLPELIVNDLEAAARSLCPAIEPALAAARAAGADQAIVSGSGPTVVGLYWGEDGERRAAAAAEQLRERFPGATAARPVAPDFASVVVVRDNEVSS; encoded by the coding sequence GTGAGCGGGGGGACGACGCTGCGCGCGCTCGCGCCCGGCAAGACGAACCTCTGCCTGTTCATCGGGCCGACGCGCGGCGACGGGCTGCACGAGCTGGTCTCGCTGATCGAGCCGCTGTCGCTCGCCGACGAGCTGACGCTGGCGCCGCTGCCGGCGTCAGCGCGTGGCGGTGGTGACGCCCCCGCCGCGGACGAGGTTCTCTGTCCGGGCGTCGACGGCCCCAACCTCGCTGCGACCGCCCTCTCCCGCTATCGCGACGCGAGCGGCTGGGACGGCCCACCGCGGCGGCTGACGATCGTCAAGCGCGTCCCGGTCGCGGCCGGCATGGGCGGCGGGTCGGGCGACGCGGCGGCCGCGCTGCGCCTCGCCGCGCACGCCGCCGGCCGCCCCGGCGACCCGCTGATCGCGCAGCTCGCGCCGGGCCTCGGCGCCGACGTGCCAAGCCAGGTCGAGCCGGCTGCGGTGCTCGTCGGAGGCGCCGGCGAGCACGTCGAGCGGGTGACGCCGCCGGCTGCGCACGGCGTGCTCGTGCTGCCGTCGGTGGAGCGCCTGTCGACGCCGGACGTCTTCCGCGAGGCGGACCGGCTCGGCGGCGGCCGCGACGCCGCGGACCTGCTGGAGCTGCGCGAGCGGGTGCGCGAGGGCCTGTTGCCGGAGCTGATCGTCAACGACCTCGAAGCGGCGGCGCGCTCGCTCTGCCCCGCGATCGAACCGGCGCTGGCGGCCGCGCGCGCGGCGGGCGCCGACCAGGCGATCGTCAGCGGCTCCGGCCCGACCGTCGTCGGGCTGTACTGGGGAGAGGACGGCGAGCGCCGCGCCGCAGCGGCCGCCGAGCAGCTGCGGGAGCGCTTCCCGGGCGCGACCGCGGCGCGTCCGGTCGCGCCCGACTTCGCGAGCGTCGTCGTCGTGCGCGACAATGAGGTCTCGTCATGA
- a CDS encoding ribose-phosphate diphosphokinase → MSSAVPQEHPNSHLEIGYGKQLMLFSGRAHQQLGADIAGKLGVELGGVDLRTFTNGEVYCRYEESIRGADVFIVQPICGNPRTGLTPNDALMELLEMVDAAVGGSAHRVVAVCPWYGYSRQDKKSAPREPISARLVARMLETAGIDRILTMDLHSGQIQGFFQKPCDHMTAMWMLTRYFADQSLEDLVVVSPDAGRVKLNKKFAATIGAELAILNKERPAQQVAEIGYVIGDVKGKTAVIVDDIIDTAGTLKAAAQTVRDAGATRVLAAATHGVFSGNAWENLAAAAFDEIVVTDTIPLPDGAPDNITVLPCAELLTNSIRQIFTDGSVSEVFRGENQLF, encoded by the coding sequence ATGAGCTCGGCCGTGCCGCAGGAGCATCCCAACAGCCACCTCGAGATCGGCTACGGCAAGCAGCTCATGCTGTTCAGCGGTCGCGCCCACCAGCAGCTCGGAGCCGACATCGCCGGCAAGCTCGGCGTCGAACTCGGCGGGGTCGACCTCAGAACCTTCACCAACGGCGAGGTCTACTGCCGCTACGAGGAGTCGATCCGCGGCGCGGACGTCTTCATCGTGCAGCCGATCTGCGGCAACCCGCGCACGGGGCTGACCCCGAACGACGCGCTGATGGAGCTGCTGGAGATGGTCGACGCCGCCGTCGGCGGCTCCGCGCACCGCGTCGTCGCCGTCTGCCCCTGGTACGGCTACTCGCGCCAGGACAAGAAGTCCGCGCCGCGCGAGCCGATCAGCGCCCGTCTCGTCGCGCGCATGCTGGAGACCGCGGGGATCGACCGGATCCTCACGATGGACCTCCACTCCGGCCAGATCCAGGGCTTCTTCCAGAAGCCGTGCGACCACATGACGGCGATGTGGATGCTGACCAGATACTTCGCCGACCAGAGCCTCGAAGACCTCGTCGTCGTTTCTCCTGACGCCGGCCGCGTGAAGCTGAACAAGAAGTTCGCGGCGACGATCGGCGCCGAGCTGGCGATCCTCAACAAGGAGCGCCCTGCCCAGCAGGTCGCCGAGATCGGCTACGTGATCGGCGACGTGAAGGGCAAGACGGCGGTCATCGTCGACGACATCATCGACACCGCGGGCACGCTGAAGGCAGCCGCACAGACGGTCCGCGACGCCGGCGCCACGCGCGTGCTCGCCGCGGCGACGCACGGCGTCTTCTCCGGCAACGCGTGGGAGAACCTCGCCGCCGCGGCGTTCGACGAGATCGTCGTGACGGACACGATCCCGCTGCCCGACGGCGCGCCGGACAACATCACCGTGCTCCCGTGCGCGGAGCTGCTGACGAACTCGATACGGCAGATCTTCACCGACGGCTCGGTGAGCGAGGTCTTCCGCGGCGAGAACCAGCTGTTCTGA
- a CDS encoding DUF4235 domain-containing protein produces the protein MKIAYKPFGIVAGIVAGLLARRLFTVIWSRIDDEEPPEAKTELASWTRVLTAAALQGVTFSVTKAAVDRAGARGFEHLFGVWPGEKAPDKA, from the coding sequence ATGAAGATCGCTTACAAGCCGTTCGGCATAGTGGCGGGCATCGTCGCCGGCCTGCTCGCGCGCCGGCTCTTCACCGTGATCTGGAGCAGGATCGACGACGAGGAGCCGCCGGAGGCGAAGACCGAGCTGGCCAGCTGGACGAGAGTGCTGACGGCCGCCGCGCTGCAGGGCGTCACGTTCTCGGTCACGAAGGCCGCGGTCGATCGCGCCGGCGCGAGAGGGTTCGAGCACCTGTTCGGCGTCTGGCCGGGCGAGAAGGCTCCCGACAAGGCCTGA
- the rsmA gene encoding 16S rRNA (adenine(1518)-N(6)/adenine(1519)-N(6))-dimethyltransferase RsmA: MSEPVQPSLRRMRAFGIRPNRELGQNFLIDSNILDVIARAAELAPEDVVLEIGGGLGVLSEHLAERAAHVHVVEIDRGLEDALHDALDPHAATTTLHMGDAMQLDLAALHPQPTKVVANLPYGIAAGAILRTVEQLPHATGWVAMVQKEVGERFAARPATDAYGIPSVIAQLACDVRVLRPVSRRVFFPVPNVDSVLVGLERTGPAAPRALRSFVQGAFAHRRKTLAKSAGIAGVAAPDATRAALEALGHPADVRAERLSPAQLRELWERLQA, encoded by the coding sequence GTGAGCGAACCCGTCCAGCCGAGCCTGCGCCGCATGCGCGCGTTCGGGATCCGCCCCAACCGCGAGCTGGGGCAGAACTTCCTGATCGACTCGAACATCCTCGACGTGATCGCGCGCGCGGCGGAGCTGGCGCCGGAGGACGTCGTGCTGGAGATCGGCGGCGGCCTGGGCGTGCTCTCAGAGCACCTCGCTGAGCGCGCCGCGCACGTGCACGTCGTCGAGATCGACCGCGGCCTCGAGGACGCGCTGCACGACGCGCTCGACCCGCACGCCGCGACGACGACGCTGCACATGGGCGACGCGATGCAGCTCGACCTCGCAGCGCTGCACCCGCAGCCGACGAAGGTCGTCGCGAACCTGCCGTACGGGATCGCGGCCGGCGCGATCCTGCGGACGGTCGAGCAGCTGCCGCACGCGACTGGCTGGGTCGCGATGGTGCAGAAGGAGGTTGGCGAGCGCTTCGCGGCGAGACCGGCGACGGACGCGTACGGCATCCCGTCCGTGATCGCCCAGCTCGCCTGCGACGTGCGCGTGCTGCGGCCGGTCTCGCGGCGCGTCTTCTTCCCGGTCCCGAACGTCGACTCGGTGCTCGTCGGCCTGGAGCGGACGGGTCCGGCCGCGCCGAGAGCGCTGCGCTCGTTCGTCCAGGGCGCGTTCGCGCATCGCCGCAAGACGCTCGCGAAGTCGGCCGGGATCGCCGGCGTCGCGGCGCCCGACGCGACGCGCGCGGCGCTGGAGGCGCTCGGCCACCCGGCCGACGTGCGCGCGGAGCGGCTCTCGCCGGCGCAGCTGCGCGAGCTGTGGGAGCGGCTGCAGGCGTGA
- a CDS encoding PucR family transcriptional regulator, with translation MTSKARGETSAPDLHALEAITEAIAAGAGLPEIIRAAARALDASLVLIDRTSVVLAVAARSPAEERALLRDAEGVERIELRVADTVVGQLRLRGRDAMPDPSMLRLVTTLIASEVERVRGPERASEEAAAAFVHAVLAREVSDRDDLVARGKELGISLERGGSVVVVRAHPRSATDDDWRSRLLALAERGARSIAPGAIAASARDGDGDEVVVLVADADGDAGRRVGATVLRELEANLSGFAFAVGRSRVARDPTDLHRAGNEALLAANVVEGAPDESLLAYDDTGTYQLLLPHMSDPAELRRFYDETVSKIVSYDEQYETSDLVGTLETFLECDGNVNATAARLITHRHTVRYRFERVREITGLDVASTDGREKLSFGLKAMRVLGIAAPRGPATERGAEAGRVRREQPDRSGR, from the coding sequence ATGACGTCCAAGGCCCGCGGCGAGACGTCCGCTCCCGACCTCCACGCGCTCGAAGCGATCACCGAGGCGATCGCGGCCGGCGCCGGCCTGCCGGAGATCATCCGGGCGGCGGCGCGAGCGCTCGACGCGAGCCTCGTCCTGATCGACCGCACGAGCGTCGTGCTCGCGGTCGCGGCGCGCTCGCCCGCGGAGGAGCGCGCGCTGCTGCGCGACGCGGAGGGCGTCGAGCGGATCGAGCTGCGCGTCGCCGACACCGTCGTCGGCCAGCTGCGGCTGCGGGGGCGGGACGCGATGCCGGACCCGTCGATGCTGCGGCTCGTGACGACGCTGATCGCGTCGGAGGTCGAGCGGGTGCGCGGTCCCGAGCGCGCCTCCGAGGAAGCCGCCGCCGCCTTCGTGCACGCGGTCCTGGCGCGTGAGGTGAGCGATCGCGACGACCTCGTCGCGCGCGGCAAGGAGCTTGGCATCTCGCTGGAGCGGGGCGGCAGCGTCGTCGTCGTCCGCGCTCACCCGCGCTCGGCGACCGACGACGACTGGCGCTCGCGCCTGCTCGCGCTGGCCGAGCGCGGCGCGCGCTCGATCGCGCCCGGGGCGATCGCGGCGAGCGCGCGCGACGGCGACGGCGACGAGGTCGTCGTGCTCGTCGCCGACGCCGACGGCGACGCGGGCCGGCGCGTCGGCGCGACGGTCCTACGCGAGCTGGAGGCGAACCTCAGCGGCTTCGCGTTCGCGGTCGGCCGCAGCCGCGTCGCGCGCGACCCGACCGACCTCCACCGCGCCGGCAACGAGGCGCTGCTCGCGGCGAACGTCGTCGAGGGCGCGCCGGACGAGTCGCTGCTCGCCTACGACGACACCGGCACCTACCAGCTGCTGCTGCCGCACATGAGCGATCCCGCCGAGCTGCGCCGCTTCTACGACGAGACGGTCAGCAAGATCGTCTCCTACGACGAGCAGTACGAGACGTCCGATCTCGTCGGCACGCTGGAGACGTTCCTCGAATGCGACGGCAACGTCAACGCGACGGCCGCTCGGCTGATCACCCACCGTCACACCGTCCGCTACCGCTTCGAGCGCGTCCGCGAGATCACCGGCCTCGACGTCGCCTCGACCGACGGCCGCGAGAAGCTCTCGTTCGGGCTCAAGGCGATGCGCGTGCTCGGGATCGCGGCGCCGCGCGGGCCGGCGACCGAGCGCGGAGCGGAGGCCGGGCGGGTGCGTCGCGAGCAGCCCGATCGATCCGGCCGATGA
- a CDS encoding EAL domain-containing protein produces the protein MARANGGDQAPDRTSGAEFSVSHLIDRRGRCRLAYEPVADLARGVICGYEALARFPEAVSHERWQEAAAQRGLEPDLDAFVVSSVLAAMESLPDDCFLSFNISSEALLRAPVMAVLRRADRLDRLVVELSSSVASHDEQALVEAVAMLRAAGAAIAVDDVGGGYATLRHITVVRPEFVKLDAALVQGLQRDDAKHAMVEAIGNLASQLDAWIVAQGVGEVAELDALIQLRVPLAQGPLIGVRTKTLTRVGFPLAAYVRERGAAATRPSALIALLERPLPIERDAVRETFARAFADDPALHHLPIVDARRCPVGMLERAAFERGEPPAGDVLLVAPSSSIPEVARRAVLRPLATRFHPVICCDVGGRYVGIVRIERLVAALAAARDPRPLATR, from the coding sequence GTGGCAAGGGCCAACGGCGGGGACCAGGCGCCCGACAGGACGAGCGGCGCCGAGTTCTCCGTTTCACATCTGATCGACCGGCGGGGGCGCTGTCGGCTGGCATATGAGCCGGTCGCCGACCTCGCGCGCGGCGTCATCTGCGGCTACGAGGCGCTCGCGCGCTTCCCCGAGGCAGTCAGCCACGAGCGGTGGCAGGAGGCGGCGGCGCAGCGCGGCCTGGAGCCCGACCTCGACGCGTTCGTCGTCAGCTCGGTGCTGGCGGCGATGGAGAGCCTGCCCGACGACTGCTTCCTGTCATTCAACATCAGCTCGGAGGCGCTGCTGCGCGCGCCCGTGATGGCGGTGCTGCGACGTGCCGACCGGCTCGACCGGCTCGTCGTCGAGCTGAGCTCCTCCGTCGCCTCGCACGACGAGCAGGCGCTCGTCGAGGCGGTCGCGATGCTGCGCGCGGCGGGCGCAGCGATCGCGGTCGACGACGTCGGCGGCGGCTACGCGACGTTGAGGCACATCACTGTCGTGCGGCCGGAGTTCGTCAAGCTCGACGCGGCGCTCGTCCAGGGCCTGCAGCGCGACGACGCCAAGCACGCGATGGTCGAGGCGATAGGGAATCTCGCCAGCCAGCTCGACGCCTGGATCGTCGCGCAGGGGGTCGGCGAGGTCGCCGAGCTCGACGCGCTGATCCAGCTGCGCGTGCCGCTCGCGCAGGGCCCGCTGATCGGCGTGCGGACCAAGACGCTGACGCGCGTCGGCTTCCCGCTCGCCGCCTACGTGCGCGAGCGCGGCGCGGCGGCGACGAGGCCGAGCGCGCTGATCGCGCTGCTGGAGCGACCGCTGCCGATCGAGCGAGACGCCGTCCGCGAGACGTTCGCGCGGGCGTTCGCGGACGACCCGGCGCTGCACCACCTGCCGATCGTCGACGCGCGCCGCTGCCCGGTCGGGATGCTCGAACGGGCGGCGTTCGAGCGCGGCGAGCCGCCGGCCGGCGACGTGCTCCTCGTCGCGCCGTCGAGCAGCATCCCCGAAGTCGCGCGGCGGGCCGTCCTGCGCCCCCTCGCGACCCGCTTTCACCCCGTCATCTGCTGCGACGTCGGCGGTCGCTACGTCGGCATCGTGCGGATCGAGCGGCTCGTCGCGGCGCTCGCCGCCGCGCGCGACCCGCGGCCGCTCGCGACCCGCTGA
- the glmU gene encoding bifunctional UDP-N-acetylglucosamine diphosphorylase/glucosamine-1-phosphate N-acetyltransferase GlmU, whose protein sequence is MTAPVVVILAAGQGTRMRSATPKLLHPLCGRPLLAWTVDAARGAGAAKVVVVGGPDRALAPGLPEDVVLAVQQEARGTADAVLAAAGQIDRDAPVIVLNGDVPLMTGESLHQFAAAHAANGAAATMLTMVLPDPSGYGRVVRAADGAVERVVETKKPGDATPAELEIKEVNSGVYAFAGGDLLDALGEVGSDNAQGELYLPDVLPILRAKGRSVRAHLVDDAGLTLGVNDRGDLAKVHAEAQRRIQARHMAAGVTIVDPGSTVIDVGVEIGPDTVIAPFCSLHGSTRIGSGSTIGPQTTLIDATLGDGVAVPHSYLTSCTLEDGASVGPFAYLRPGAVLREGAKVGTFVEVKNSDIGAGTKVPHLSYIGDADIGEGSNIGAATITANYDGRRKHRTTIGARVKSGVDVSFVAPVSVGDDAWTAAGSVITEDVPEGALGVARARQRNIEGYSERKKENEDQWPPQQ, encoded by the coding sequence GTGACCGCGCCGGTCGTCGTCATCCTCGCTGCGGGGCAGGGAACGCGCATGCGCTCCGCCACGCCGAAGCTGCTCCATCCGCTCTGCGGTCGTCCGCTGCTCGCGTGGACGGTCGACGCGGCGCGTGGCGCCGGCGCCGCCAAGGTCGTCGTCGTCGGCGGACCCGATCGCGCGCTCGCGCCGGGTCTGCCCGAGGACGTCGTGCTGGCGGTCCAGCAGGAGGCGCGCGGCACCGCCGACGCCGTGCTCGCGGCCGCGGGCCAGATCGACCGCGACGCGCCGGTGATCGTCCTCAACGGCGACGTGCCGCTGATGACGGGCGAGTCGCTCCACCAGTTCGCCGCGGCGCACGCGGCCAACGGCGCCGCCGCGACGATGCTGACGATGGTGCTGCCGGACCCGAGCGGGTACGGCCGCGTCGTGCGCGCCGCCGACGGCGCCGTCGAGCGCGTCGTCGAGACGAAGAAGCCCGGCGACGCGACGCCGGCGGAGCTGGAGATCAAGGAGGTCAACTCCGGCGTCTACGCGTTCGCCGGCGGCGACCTGCTCGACGCGCTCGGCGAGGTCGGGTCCGACAACGCGCAGGGCGAGCTGTACCTGCCCGACGTGCTGCCGATCCTGCGCGCCAAGGGCCGCTCCGTGCGCGCCCATCTCGTCGACGACGCGGGGCTCACGCTCGGCGTCAACGACCGCGGCGACCTCGCGAAGGTCCACGCGGAGGCGCAGCGGCGGATCCAGGCGCGCCATATGGCGGCCGGGGTCACGATCGTCGACCCCGGCTCGACCGTGATCGACGTCGGCGTCGAGATCGGCCCCGACACCGTGATCGCTCCGTTCTGCTCGCTGCACGGCAGCACGCGGATCGGCTCCGGCTCGACGATCGGCCCGCAGACGACGCTGATCGACGCGACGCTCGGGGACGGCGTCGCGGTGCCCCACTCCTACCTGACCTCGTGCACGCTGGAGGACGGCGCGAGCGTCGGGCCGTTCGCCTACCTGCGCCCCGGCGCGGTGCTGCGCGAGGGCGCGAAGGTCGGGACGTTCGTCGAGGTCAAGAACTCGGACATCGGCGCCGGCACGAAGGTTCCGCACCTCTCCTACATCGGCGACGCCGACATCGGCGAGGGCTCGAACATCGGCGCTGCGACGATCACGGCGAACTACGACGGTCGCAGAAAGCACCGCACGACGATCGGCGCGCGCGTCAAGAGCGGCGTCGACGTCTCGTTCGTCGCGCCGGTGAGCGTCGGTGATGACGCCTGGACGGCGGCCGGGTCGGTCATCACGGAGGACGTGCCGGAGGGTGCGCTCGGGGTCGCCCGGGCGCGGCAGCGGAACATCGAGGGGTACAGCGAGCGCAAGAAGGAGAACGAGGACCAGTGGCCTCCCCAGCAGTGA